A section of the Agromyces aurantiacus genome encodes:
- a CDS encoding 3-hydroxyacyl-CoA dehydrogenase family protein, protein MTDTTGSETRPPAASRPAHHAPERVGVLGGGRMGAGIAHAFLLAGSHVTVVERDDVAAEAARTRVLDSVAASVARGTTGETAEALGARLAVATDVDGFGGAGLVVEAVPEDLDLKLDALTRVEAVLAADAALASNTSSISIDELAGRLERPKRFLGLHFFNPVPASALVEVVRGTQTDGALVEEARGWVQAIAKTPIIVHDAPGFASSRLGVALGLEAIRMLEEGVASAEDIDAAMTLGYKHPVGPLKLTDLVGLDVRLGIAEYLAGELGDRFEPPALLRRMVAEGKLGRKTGEGFYLWDAQ, encoded by the coding sequence ATGACCGACACGACCGGCTCCGAGACACGGCCGCCCGCCGCATCCCGGCCCGCGCATCACGCCCCGGAACGCGTCGGCGTGCTCGGCGGCGGGCGCATGGGCGCGGGCATCGCGCACGCGTTCCTGCTCGCGGGGTCGCACGTGACCGTGGTCGAACGCGACGACGTGGCCGCCGAGGCGGCGCGCACGCGCGTGCTCGACTCGGTCGCGGCATCCGTCGCCCGCGGCACGACCGGCGAGACCGCCGAGGCGCTCGGCGCCCGGCTCGCGGTCGCGACCGACGTCGACGGGTTCGGCGGGGCGGGGCTCGTCGTCGAGGCGGTCCCCGAGGACCTCGACCTCAAGCTCGACGCCCTGACCCGCGTCGAGGCGGTGCTGGCAGCGGATGCCGCGCTCGCGTCGAACACGTCGTCGATCTCGATCGACGAGCTCGCCGGGCGGCTCGAGCGCCCGAAGCGGTTCCTCGGCCTGCACTTCTTCAACCCCGTGCCGGCGTCGGCGCTCGTCGAGGTCGTGCGCGGCACGCAGACCGACGGCGCGCTCGTCGAGGAGGCGCGCGGCTGGGTGCAGGCCATCGCGAAGACGCCGATCATCGTGCACGACGCGCCGGGCTTCGCGTCGAGCCGGCTCGGCGTCGCGCTCGGCCTCGAGGCGATCCGCATGCTCGAGGAGGGCGTGGCCTCCGCCGAGGACATCGACGCGGCCATGACGCTCGGCTACAAGCACCCGGTGGGCCCGCTCAAGCTCACCGACCTCGTCGGACTCGACGTGCGGCTCGGCATCGCCGAGTACCTCGCGGGCGAGCTCGGCGACCGATTCGAACCGCCCGCCCTGCTCCGCCGCATGGTGGCCGAGGGCAAGCTCGGCCGCAAGACCGGCGAGGGCTTCTACCTGTGGGACGCGCAGTGA
- a CDS encoding enoyl-CoA hydratase/isomerase family protein — MSQADAAATPLLVERRDDRVVATLNRPDKRNAIDQATIDALHALSEELEAEPRTLILTGAGGVFASGADIAQLRDRRAADALAGINANAFVRVNELPMPVIAAIDGWALGGGAELAFAADIRIATPGAKFGNPETGLGIIPAAGATWRLREIVGEARAAELLLTGRIVDAAEALSIGLVTSVHPVGELLAEAHAIADRIARNDRAATIATKRVLRAPRADHPRVDLEEQAVLFESPEKHRRMTEFLEKRAKRSAE, encoded by the coding sequence ATGAGCCAGGCGGATGCCGCGGCCACGCCGCTCCTCGTCGAGCGCCGCGACGATCGCGTCGTCGCGACCCTGAACCGCCCCGACAAGCGCAACGCGATCGACCAGGCGACGATCGACGCGCTGCACGCGCTGTCCGAGGAGCTCGAGGCCGAGCCGCGCACGCTCATCCTCACGGGCGCGGGCGGCGTGTTCGCCTCGGGCGCCGACATCGCGCAGCTGCGCGACCGCCGCGCGGCCGACGCGCTCGCGGGCATCAACGCGAACGCGTTCGTGCGCGTCAACGAGCTGCCGATGCCCGTGATCGCGGCGATCGACGGCTGGGCGCTCGGCGGCGGCGCCGAGCTCGCGTTCGCCGCCGATATCCGCATCGCCACGCCCGGAGCGAAGTTCGGCAACCCCGAGACGGGCCTCGGCATCATCCCGGCGGCCGGCGCCACCTGGCGGCTCCGCGAGATCGTCGGCGAGGCGCGCGCCGCCGAGCTGCTGCTCACCGGTCGCATCGTCGACGCGGCCGAGGCGCTCTCGATCGGACTCGTCACGTCGGTCCATCCGGTCGGCGAGCTGCTCGCCGAGGCGCACGCGATCGCCGACCGCATCGCGCGGAACGATCGCGCCGCGACCATCGCGACCAAGCGCGTGCTGCGGGCGCCGCGGGCCGATCACCCGCGTGTCGACCTCGAGGAGCAGGCCGTGCTCTTCGAGAGCCCCGAGAAGCACCGCCGCATGACGGAGTTCCTGGAGAAGCGAGCGAAGAGGAGCGCGGAATGA
- a CDS encoding thiolase family protein yields the protein MAEAYLVGGVRTPVGRYGGALAGVRPDDLASLVVGEAIRRARLDEEAVEAGAIDEVILGAANQAGEDNRNVARMSVLLAGLPDSVPGITVNRLCASGMSAIIMAAQAIRAGDADLIVAGGVESMTRAPWVQAKPEKPWAKPGDAYDTSIGWRFPNPTLLARDKATFSMPETAEEVARVDGITREDADAFALRSQQRAAAAIDAGRFEAEIVGVPTARGEVLVDEGPRRDTSLEVLAGLRPVVKGGSVVTAGNSSSLNDGASAIVVASASAVERYGLTPRARVVVGASAGLAPEIMGLGPVPATEKALERSGIHLDEIGSIELNEAFATQSLASMRRLGLDPELVNADGGAIALGHPLGSSGCRLVVTLLGRMEREGSRYGLATMCVGVGQGTAMIVEGVR from the coding sequence ATGGCCGAGGCCTACCTCGTCGGCGGAGTGCGGACGCCCGTCGGCCGCTACGGCGGAGCGCTCGCCGGCGTCCGGCCCGACGACCTCGCGAGCCTCGTGGTGGGCGAGGCGATCCGGCGGGCCCGGCTCGACGAGGAGGCCGTCGAGGCCGGCGCGATCGACGAGGTGATCCTCGGCGCCGCGAACCAGGCCGGCGAGGACAACCGCAACGTCGCGCGCATGTCGGTGCTCCTCGCGGGCCTGCCCGACTCGGTGCCCGGCATCACGGTCAACCGCCTCTGCGCGTCGGGCATGTCGGCGATCATCATGGCCGCGCAGGCGATCCGCGCGGGCGACGCCGACCTCATCGTCGCGGGCGGCGTCGAGTCGATGACGCGTGCCCCGTGGGTGCAGGCCAAGCCCGAGAAGCCGTGGGCCAAGCCCGGCGACGCGTACGACACGTCGATCGGCTGGCGCTTCCCCAACCCCACGCTGCTCGCGCGCGACAAGGCCACGTTCTCGATGCCCGAGACCGCTGAGGAGGTCGCGCGCGTCGACGGCATCACGCGCGAGGACGCCGACGCGTTCGCCCTCCGGAGCCAGCAGCGCGCCGCGGCCGCGATCGACGCGGGCCGGTTCGAGGCCGAGATCGTCGGCGTGCCCACGGCGCGCGGCGAGGTGCTCGTCGACGAGGGGCCCCGCCGCGACACCTCGCTCGAGGTGCTCGCCGGGCTGCGCCCGGTCGTGAAGGGCGGCTCGGTCGTGACCGCGGGCAACTCCAGTTCGCTCAATGACGGCGCGAGCGCGATCGTCGTCGCGAGCGCCTCGGCTGTCGAGCGGTACGGCCTCACGCCGCGCGCCCGCGTGGTCGTCGGCGCCTCGGCCGGCCTCGCACCCGAGATCATGGGACTCGGCCCCGTGCCGGCGACCGAGAAGGCGCTCGAACGCTCGGGCATCCACCTCGACGAGATCGGCTCCATCGAGCTCAACGAGGCGTTCGCCACGCAGTCGCTCGCGAGCATGCGACGCCTCGGCCTCGACCCCGAGCTCGTCAACGCCGACGGCGGCGCGATCGCCCTGGGCCATCCGCTCGGCTCGTCGGGCTGTCGCCTGGTCGTCACCCTCCTCGGCCGCATGGAGCGCGAGGGATCCCGGTACGGGCTCGCGACCATGTGCGTGGGCGTCGGGCAGGGCACCGCGATGATCGTCGAGGGGGTGCGATGA
- a CDS encoding DEAD/DEAH box helicase has protein sequence MPKNTKPAGGRPARDFDPAASGARRKPGSRSPGHRGHRPEEPTRDRAPRWSREERVASGRSPHRSERAGRDDRAERGDRAGRDERGGRRFDRDDRAPRRFDRDDRGPRRDRDDRPARSYDRDDRAPRRDRDDRPARSYDRDERGPRRDRDDRPARSFDRDDRGPRRDRDDRPARSYDRDERAPRRDRDDRPARSYDRDDRAPRRDRDDRPARSYDRDERGPRRFDRDDRAPRRFDRDDRAPRRFDRDDRAAGPAGRDDRAPRRFDRDDRAPRRDREFDRPGFRDSERRPSSFYPEASAQRDRVAPADDVVLERLEAEAIQAEAVDGVGFADLGLGGNIVRALAGLGAESPFPIQAATIPVVLEGRDVLGRGRTGSGKTIAFGAPTVERLMQLWADEGRDAGGDARRKRSMGRAPRALILAPTRELALQIDRTVQPIAQSVGLFTTQVYGGVPQARQVGALRRGVDIVIGTPGRIEDLVRQGHLDLSDIRITVLDEADHMCDLGFLEPVQRILRLTRDGGQKLLFSATLDTGVAALVEEFLVDPAVHEVAGEDQASGTIEHRVFVIDNRDKRDIVAQLADRDGKTLVFARTRAFAEDLAMHLEDAGIFAVALHGDLNQAKRTRNLQQLTSGRVDVLVATDVAARGIHVDDIDLVIQADAPDEYKTYLHRSGRTGRAGRTGRVVTLVPRNRQRRLAELLGRAEIEVDFEDVRLGDEQLADLGPVAVATP, from the coding sequence ATGCCCAAGAACACCAAGCCCGCCGGCGGACGCCCCGCCCGCGATTTCGACCCCGCCGCCTCCGGCGCTCGCCGGAAGCCGGGCTCGCGCAGCCCCGGCCACCGCGGTCACCGTCCCGAGGAGCCCACGCGCGACCGTGCGCCCCGCTGGTCGCGCGAGGAGCGCGTCGCCTCGGGTCGCTCGCCGCACCGCTCCGAGCGGGCGGGTCGCGATGACCGCGCGGAGCGCGGCGACCGCGCGGGCCGCGATGAGCGCGGCGGGCGCCGGTTCGACCGCGACGACCGCGCTCCCCGCCGGTTCGACCGCGACGACCGCGGCCCCCGTCGTGACCGCGATGACCGTCCGGCCCGTTCGTACGATCGCGACGACCGTGCTCCCCGTCGGGACCGCGATGACCGTCCGGCCCGGTCGTACGACCGTGACGAGCGCGGCCCCCGTCGTGACCGCGATGACCGTCCGGCCCGGTCGTTCGACCGCGACGACCGCGGCCCCCGTCGTGACCGTGATGACCGTCCGGCCCGGTCGTACGACCGTGACGAGCGCGCTCCCCGTCGGGACCGCGATGACCGTCCGGCCCGGTCGTACGACCGTGACGACCGTGCTCCCCGTCGTGACCGCGATGACCGTCCGGCCCGGTCGTACGACCGCGACGAGCGCGGCCCCCGTCGGTTCGACCGCGACGACCGTGCTCCCCGCCGGTTCGACCGCGACGACCGTGCTCCCCGCCGGTTCGACCGCGACGACCGCGCGGCGGGTCCGGCCGGTCGCGACGACCGCGCTCCGCGCCGCTTCGACCGCGACGACCGCGCCCCGCGCCGCGACCGCGAGTTCGACCGTCCCGGCTTCCGGGACTCGGAGCGCCGCCCGTCGTCGTTCTACCCCGAGGCATCCGCGCAGCGCGACCGCGTCGCGCCGGCCGACGACGTCGTGCTCGAGCGCCTCGAGGCCGAGGCGATCCAGGCCGAGGCGGTCGACGGAGTCGGCTTCGCCGACCTCGGTCTCGGCGGCAACATCGTGCGCGCCCTCGCGGGTCTCGGCGCCGAGTCGCCGTTCCCCATCCAGGCCGCCACGATCCCGGTCGTGCTCGAGGGCCGCGACGTCCTCGGCCGCGGCCGCACCGGCTCCGGCAAGACGATCGCGTTCGGCGCGCCGACGGTCGAGCGGCTCATGCAGCTCTGGGCCGACGAGGGTCGTGACGCCGGCGGCGACGCCCGGCGCAAGCGCTCGATGGGCCGTGCCCCCCGCGCCCTGATCCTCGCGCCGACGCGCGAGCTCGCGCTGCAGATCGACCGCACGGTGCAGCCGATCGCGCAGTCGGTGGGCCTCTTCACGACGCAGGTGTACGGCGGCGTGCCGCAGGCGCGCCAGGTCGGCGCGCTCCGCCGCGGCGTCGACATCGTGATCGGCACCCCCGGCCGCATCGAGGACCTCGTGCGCCAGGGACACCTCGACCTGTCCGACATTCGCATCACCGTGCTCGACGAGGCCGACCACATGTGCGACCTCGGATTCCTCGAGCCCGTGCAGCGCATCCTCCGCCTGACCCGCGACGGCGGCCAGAAGCTGCTGTTCTCGGCGACCCTCGACACCGGCGTCGCCGCGCTCGTCGAGGAGTTCCTCGTCGACCCGGCCGTGCACGAGGTCGCCGGCGAGGACCAGGCGTCGGGCACGATCGAGCACCGCGTGTTCGTGATCGACAACCGCGACAAGCGCGACATCGTCGCGCAGCTCGCCGACCGCGACGGCAAGACGCTCGTGTTCGCGCGCACCCGCGCGTTCGCCGAGGACCTCGCCATGCACCTCGAGGACGCCGGCATCTTCGCCGTCGCGCTCCACGGCGACCTGAACCAGGCCAAGCGCACGCGCAACCTCCAGCAGCTCACGAGCGGCCGGGTCGACGTGCTCGTCGCGACGGATGTCGCGGCCCGCGGCATCCACGTCGACGACATCGACCTCGTGATCCAGGCCGATGCGCCCGACGAGTACAAGACGTACCTGCACCGCTCCGGCCGCACCGGCCGTGCCGGCCGCACGGGCCGCGTGGTCACGCTCGTCCCGCGCAATCGGCAGCGCCGCCTCGCCGAGCTCCTCGGCCGCGCCGAGATCGAGGTCGACTTCGAGGACGTGCGCCTCGGCGACGAGCAGCTCGCGGACCTGGGTCCCGTCGCGGTCGCCACCCCGTAG
- a CDS encoding GNAT family N-acetyltransferase has translation MTTPPSISIESPRAPGVELLLDAGIAHARALYPSEPATLPDAAQLEAVGTLVYVARSGGGEGEALGVAAIVEGDTVGAGRGELTRMYVDPGARGSGVASALIERIETDAAARGLREIVLEAGRLQHPALALYAKHGYRRVPPFGRYVGEPTSVCMAKSLVGFASGALDDLPLAVGE, from the coding sequence GTGACCACACCGCCGTCGATCTCGATCGAGTCGCCTCGAGCACCCGGTGTCGAGCTGCTGCTCGACGCGGGCATCGCCCATGCGCGAGCGCTGTACCCGTCGGAACCCGCCACGCTGCCGGACGCCGCGCAGCTCGAGGCGGTGGGCACGCTCGTCTACGTCGCCCGGTCGGGCGGCGGCGAGGGCGAGGCACTCGGCGTCGCCGCGATCGTCGAGGGCGACACGGTGGGCGCCGGCCGCGGCGAACTCACGCGCATGTACGTCGATCCCGGCGCGCGCGGCAGCGGCGTGGCGAGCGCCCTGATCGAGCGCATCGAGACGGATGCCGCGGCGCGCGGCCTGCGCGAGATCGTGCTCGAGGCCGGGCGGCTGCAGCATCCGGCACTCGCGCTGTACGCCAAGCACGGGTATCGGCGCGTGCCGCCCTTCGGGCGGTACGTGGGCGAGCCGACGAGCGTGTGCATGGCGAAGTCGCTCGTGGGATTCGCGTCCGGCGCGCTCGACGACCTCCCGCTTGCCGTCGGCGAGTGA
- a CDS encoding HNH endonuclease family protein produces the protein MTRRLVRAALAAALSLALCSCAAGEELLDLLPEIEIVIEAPDGAAPTATDAAPEGAPGGSPDGTLDAAAVDATLATLAQLPVKGRAPMTGYERDEFGHGWIDVDRNGCDTRNDILARDLVDLDRPAGCRVLAGLLDDPYTGRSISFVRGEGTSQLVQIDHVVPLANAWVTGAQRLAEEERVAFANDPRNLLAVDGPTNAQKGAGDAATWLPPDRSFRCEYVARQVEVKASYGLWVTAPEREAMVRVLEGCRPAA, from the coding sequence GTGACCCGACGCCTCGTCCGCGCCGCGCTCGCCGCGGCGCTCAGCCTCGCCCTGTGCTCGTGCGCCGCGGGTGAGGAGCTGCTCGACCTGCTGCCCGAGATCGAGATCGTCATCGAGGCCCCGGATGGCGCGGCGCCGACTGCGACCGACGCGGCACCCGAGGGCGCTCCGGGCGGCTCGCCCGACGGCACGCTCGACGCCGCCGCGGTCGATGCGACCCTCGCGACCCTCGCGCAGCTGCCGGTCAAGGGCCGGGCCCCGATGACCGGGTACGAGCGCGACGAGTTCGGCCACGGCTGGATCGACGTCGACCGCAACGGCTGCGACACGCGCAACGACATCCTCGCGCGAGACCTCGTCGACCTCGACCGACCGGCCGGATGCCGCGTGCTCGCCGGCCTTCTCGACGACCCGTACACGGGCCGGTCGATCTCGTTCGTCCGCGGCGAGGGCACGTCGCAGCTCGTGCAGATCGACCACGTCGTCCCCCTCGCGAACGCGTGGGTCACCGGGGCGCAGCGCCTCGCCGAGGAGGAGCGCGTCGCGTTCGCGAACGACCCGCGCAACCTCCTGGCCGTCGACGGCCCGACGAACGCGCAGAAGGGCGCGGGCGACGCGGCGACGTGGCTGCCGCCCGATCGCTCGTTCCGGTGCGAGTACGTCGCCCGGCAGGTCGAGGTCAAGGCGTCGTACGGGCTGTGGGTGACGGCGCCCGAACGCGAGGCGATGGTGCGCGTGCTCGAAGGCTGCCGACCCGCGGCCTGA
- a CDS encoding alpha/beta hydrolase, with product MTTTRPSGGLGGRRRRSARIALAVTAALAIVGAVSAFHQPLRELDPNAEQASSEVAGTEVIGIRTFEPPAGLRIHADLEYGVADDGTLLTLDLCRPEADDAIDDALPVVLSVHGGSWARGDKANSDWRAVCLWLASEGFVAASVNYRLVPEARYPAQIEDVATAVAWLREPGQVERYGIDPTRIAAFGGSAGGHLASLLGTLGDGPLDAGSRVAAVVELSGPVGLGRAELDADGASEWLRGIVGQFLGCDPGAADADCPQAIEASATAHVDPSDPPFFIGHAEAEVVPVGQSERLAATLEASAVPVELAVVPGDAHSIGILDAGLRERVAAFLHAQLG from the coding sequence GTGACCACCACCCGACCCTCCGGCGGTCTCGGAGGCCGGCGCCGCCGGTCGGCCCGGATCGCCCTCGCCGTGACCGCGGCCCTCGCGATCGTCGGCGCCGTCTCGGCGTTCCACCAGCCGCTGCGCGAGCTGGACCCGAACGCCGAGCAGGCTTCGAGCGAGGTCGCGGGCACCGAGGTCATCGGCATCCGCACGTTCGAGCCGCCCGCGGGGCTGCGGATCCACGCCGACCTCGAGTACGGCGTTGCCGACGACGGCACGCTGCTCACGCTCGATCTCTGCCGCCCCGAGGCCGACGACGCGATCGACGACGCGCTGCCGGTGGTGCTGTCGGTGCACGGCGGCAGCTGGGCGCGCGGCGACAAGGCCAACTCGGACTGGCGCGCGGTGTGCCTGTGGCTCGCGAGCGAGGGCTTCGTCGCGGCATCCGTCAATTACCGGCTCGTGCCCGAGGCTCGCTACCCCGCCCAGATCGAGGATGTCGCGACGGCCGTCGCGTGGCTGCGCGAACCGGGGCAAGTCGAGCGGTACGGCATCGACCCGACCCGGATCGCGGCGTTCGGCGGGTCGGCGGGCGGCCATCTCGCGTCGCTGCTCGGCACGCTCGGGGACGGCCCGCTCGACGCGGGCTCGCGGGTCGCCGCCGTGGTCGAGCTCTCGGGCCCGGTCGGCCTCGGCCGGGCCGAGCTCGATGCGGACGGCGCGTCGGAGTGGCTGCGCGGCATCGTGGGGCAGTTCCTGGGGTGCGACCCGGGCGCGGCCGACGCCGACTGCCCGCAGGCGATCGAGGCCTCGGCGACGGCGCACGTCGACCCGAGCGACCCGCCGTTCTTCATCGGTCATGCCGAGGCCGAGGTCGTGCCCGTGGGCCAGTCCGAGCGGCTCGCCGCCACGCTCGAGGCCTCGGCGGTGCCGGTCGAGCTGGCCGTGGTCCCGGGCGACGCGCACTCGATCGGCATCCTCGACGCGGGCCTGCGCGAGCGCGTCGCCGCGTTCCTGCACGCACAGCTCGGCTGA
- a CDS encoding YihY/virulence factor BrkB family protein gives MRTAHEFRIHQCWDIAAALTYYVVLMACPALLAALAFLGLFGSAEDVATGALHVVRDLGGEGVAQALAEPIDQLLGASRAGLALVTGLALTLWTASAYLGTFGRGMNRILGVEEGRPFWRSRPAMIATAAVLVLLGALIAFGLLVSGAVATAVLHAMGFDEELARVWDVAKLPVIAVLAGLMLAVLYWAAPNVRRPQLRWVSTGAAIALAIWITTTALFGVYVWNVSHYDRVYGVLGGVVAFLVWIWLSNTAILVGGVLDAELERARQLRAGVPAHERLELELRDDRLIRLNRRQRESDVRASAAMRPAAAADEP, from the coding sequence GTGCGCACGGCCCACGAGTTCCGCATCCACCAGTGCTGGGACATCGCCGCCGCGCTCACCTACTACGTCGTCCTCATGGCGTGCCCGGCGCTGCTCGCCGCGCTCGCGTTCCTCGGCCTGTTCGGGAGCGCGGAGGATGTGGCGACGGGCGCGCTGCACGTCGTGCGCGACCTCGGCGGGGAGGGCGTCGCGCAGGCGCTCGCCGAGCCGATCGACCAGCTGCTCGGCGCGTCGCGCGCGGGCCTCGCGCTCGTCACGGGCCTCGCGCTGACGCTGTGGACCGCGTCGGCCTACCTCGGCACGTTCGGGCGCGGCATGAACCGGATCCTCGGCGTGGAGGAGGGCCGGCCGTTCTGGCGCTCGCGTCCGGCGATGATCGCGACCGCCGCGGTGCTCGTGCTGCTCGGCGCGCTGATCGCGTTCGGACTGCTGGTCAGCGGCGCGGTGGCGACGGCCGTGCTGCATGCCATGGGCTTCGACGAGGAGCTCGCGCGCGTGTGGGATGTCGCGAAGCTGCCTGTCATCGCCGTGCTCGCCGGGCTCATGCTCGCGGTGCTGTACTGGGCGGCGCCGAACGTGCGCCGTCCCCAGCTGCGGTGGGTCTCGACGGGCGCCGCGATCGCGCTGGCCATCTGGATCACGACGACCGCGCTGTTCGGCGTGTACGTGTGGAACGTCTCGCACTACGACCGCGTCTACGGCGTGCTCGGCGGAGTGGTCGCGTTCCTCGTCTGGATCTGGCTGTCGAACACGGCGATCCTCGTCGGCGGCGTGCTCGACGCCGAGCTCGAGCGGGCCCGCCAGCTCCGGGCCGGCGTCCCGGCGCACGAGCGCCTGGAGCTCGAGCTGCGCGACGACCGGCTGATCCGTCTGAATCGCCGCCAGCGCGAGTCCGACGTGCGGGCGTCGGCGGCGATGCGCCCGGCGGCGGCCGCCGACGAGCCGTGA
- a CDS encoding antibiotic biosynthesis monooxygenase: MGSEPITVSIRREVDPDRIAEATVWVQTGVNLANRYPGFLGSGWVRAGEHSDVWHMLYRFANEETLEAWERSPERAWWLEMGRGFVRAERARRRTGIEGWFDEPATGSVPAVADGAGPVEGAALPPAPPRWKQAVSIWLGFFPVNLAFALLVSLVPAWEGVPLALRVLLTTLVLTPIMTYWVLPWVTRMLRNWLAPRA, from the coding sequence ATGGGCAGTGAACCGATCACCGTGTCGATCCGCCGCGAGGTCGACCCCGACCGCATCGCCGAGGCGACGGTGTGGGTGCAGACCGGCGTGAACCTCGCCAACCGCTACCCGGGCTTCCTCGGCTCGGGCTGGGTGCGGGCGGGCGAGCACTCCGACGTGTGGCACATGCTCTACCGCTTCGCGAACGAGGAGACGCTCGAGGCGTGGGAGCGCTCGCCGGAGCGCGCGTGGTGGCTCGAGATGGGCCGGGGCTTCGTGCGGGCCGAGCGGGCCCGGCGTCGCACGGGCATCGAGGGCTGGTTCGACGAGCCGGCGACGGGGTCGGTGCCGGCAGTGGCGGATGGCGCGGGGCCGGTCGAGGGCGCGGCGCTGCCGCCCGCCCCGCCGCGCTGGAAGCAGGCGGTGAGCATCTGGCTCGGCTTCTTCCCGGTGAACCTCGCGTTCGCGCTGCTCGTGTCGCTCGTGCCCGCGTGGGAGGGGGTGCCGCTCGCCCTCCGCGTGCTGCTCACGACGCTCGTGCTGACGCCGATCATGACGTACTGGGTGCTGCCGTGGGTGACGCGGATGCTGCGGAACTGGCTGGCGCCGCGCGCATGA
- a CDS encoding glycosyltransferase encodes MSGRPLLPPGRQLAITWSIPDGFGGMTAALLRRSGAFVRLAGTEVDVLTFDGRPDYAEVRARLEERGQLVDGVRVRNLYERLRTEPVTPGEVPIPPDVAGLDEAGIRRETAADGAARLEVSSADGRLRVAHLRADGSLAVLDEHGRAERPRRLITAFGADGRPVRQWRSARACSADWIAEVAGDGDAFAIVDSKTAAAFLAHVRLPRLVTLHVVHNAHLAAPGGPIGRLRATRREVLSHPERFDAVVFLTERQRADAAALLGAPGNFAVVPNPTERPAAPPADPVADDAARDPASVVVVAGLTPRKRVDRAIRAVALARDRGPDARLRVVGDGPLAEALQELAREEGIADAVEFAGYRTDAADAFAQASVTLLTSTSEGAPLVLLEAMGRGCIPIADDIEYGPADVIDDGVNGFLVPPGGVWAMAGTIARIARMAPEERAAIRQAARATAAKFSEAGIVERWGEVERAAAERHLAERSAGALSVSLERVRLRRPRERLGVRLRLHGAPEGARVTIDLRPRRTDAVLRRTATAGSGHVRFRLSRTETALLAGGGPIRVRVLVEAGGARAELDAGELRPDTRSLARRGAGRLRPRPS; translated from the coding sequence ATGAGCGGGCGACCCCTGCTGCCGCCGGGCCGGCAGCTCGCGATCACGTGGTCGATCCCCGACGGGTTCGGCGGGATGACCGCGGCGCTGCTGCGGCGTTCGGGCGCGTTCGTCCGACTCGCGGGCACCGAGGTCGACGTGCTCACCTTCGATGGTCGGCCCGACTACGCCGAGGTGCGGGCGCGCCTCGAGGAGCGGGGGCAGCTGGTCGACGGGGTCCGGGTGCGGAACCTGTACGAGCGGCTGCGCACCGAGCCGGTGACGCCCGGCGAGGTCCCGATCCCACCCGATGTCGCGGGGCTCGACGAGGCCGGGATCCGCCGCGAGACCGCCGCCGACGGTGCGGCCCGACTCGAGGTGTCCTCGGCCGACGGTCGGTTGCGCGTCGCACACCTCCGCGCCGACGGCTCGCTCGCGGTGCTCGACGAGCACGGCCGGGCCGAGCGGCCGAGGCGGCTGATCACCGCGTTCGGCGCCGATGGGCGTCCCGTCCGCCAATGGCGATCGGCGCGGGCCTGCTCCGCCGACTGGATCGCCGAGGTCGCGGGCGACGGCGACGCGTTCGCGATCGTGGACAGCAAGACCGCGGCCGCCTTCCTGGCGCACGTGCGGCTTCCTCGCCTGGTGACGCTGCACGTCGTGCACAACGCACATCTCGCGGCACCCGGCGGCCCGATCGGCCGCCTCCGCGCGACGCGTCGCGAGGTGCTCTCGCATCCCGAGCGCTTCGACGCGGTCGTGTTCCTGACCGAGCGGCAGCGGGCGGATGCCGCAGCGCTCCTCGGGGCGCCCGGGAACTTCGCCGTGGTGCCCAATCCCACGGAGCGCCCCGCGGCGCCCCCCGCCGACCCCGTCGCCGACGACGCGGCGCGCGACCCCGCGTCGGTCGTGGTCGTGGCCGGCCTCACTCCGCGCAAGCGCGTCGACCGCGCCATCCGCGCGGTGGCGCTCGCACGCGACCGCGGACCCGACGCACGGCTCCGCGTGGTCGGCGACGGCCCGCTGGCCGAGGCGCTGCAGGAGCTCGCGCGCGAGGAGGGCATCGCCGACGCGGTCGAGTTCGCGGGCTACCGCACGGACGCCGCCGACGCGTTCGCGCAGGCGTCCGTCACCCTGCTCACGAGCACGTCCGAGGGCGCACCGCTCGTGCTGCTCGAGGCGATGGGCCGCGGGTGCATCCCGATCGCCGACGACATCGAGTACGGCCCGGCCGACGTCATCGACGACGGCGTGAACGGGTTCCTGGTGCCGCCGGGCGGGGTATGGGCGATGGCCGGCACGATCGCGCGGATCGCGAGGATGGCGCCCGAGGAGCGCGCCGCGATCCGGCAGGCGGCGCGGGCCACGGCGGCGAAGTTCTCCGAGGCGGGCATCGTGGAGCGGTGGGGCGAGGTCGAACGCGCGGCGGCGGAGCGGCACCTCGCCGAGCGGTCCGCCGGGGCGCTGTCCGTGTCGCTCGAACGCGTGCGGCTGCGACGCCCCCGGGAGCGGCTCGGGGTGCGGCTGCGGCTGCACGGCGCCCCGGAGGGCGCCCGCGTCACGATCGACCTCCGGCCCCGCCGCACCGACGCGGTGCTCCGCCGCACGGCGACGGCCGGGTCCGGGCACGTGCGATTCCGGTTGTCGCGCACCGAGACCGCGCTGCTCGCCGGGGGCGGGCCGATCCGGGTGCGCGTGCTCGTCGAGGCGGGCGGCGCTCGTGCGGAGCTCGACGCCGGCGAGCTGCGGCCCGACACGCGGTCGCTCGCGCGGCGCGGGGCCGGGCGCCTCCGGCCGCGTCCGTCCTGA